One Heyndrickxia oleronia genomic window, GATTAGTTCAAAATATAGGCTATGATTTGGAATTACTTCGAAATGGTCAAAAACCAGAACAATTTTTTAAATACTTATCTTTAGCCTATGAAGCGTCTACCAGTTTGCTAGACTATGTTTCTGGTAAGGGAATATTAATTCTTGATGAATTTAGCCGTATCCAGGAAATAAATGATCAATTAGTTAATGAGGAAGCGGAATGGTTTACCTCTTTATTAGAGGAAGGGCAAATTGTTCATGATATTGAGGTATCCCATAGTTTAACAAAATTATTAGCTCAAACGAATTTATCAAAAATTTATTTTTCTTTATTTTTGAGACATATCCCTAATACGAGTCCACAAAACATTTTAAATATCACTTGTCGACCAATGCAAAACTTCCATGGACAAATGCATGTCTTAAAGGCGGAAATTGTTCGGTGGAAAAAGGGACGTTTTACTGTTGTTTTTCTAGGTAGTGATAAGAATCGTGTCAAAAAACTTCATAGTGTCTTAGAGGACTATGATATTGAGGCAGCAGTAGTTGAAGATCAAGGCAAAATCTTACCCTCTACAATACAGATTATTGAAGGTGGGTTAAATACGGGCTTTGAGCTATCAATGATAAAATTAGCTGTTATTACAGAGGAAGAACTATTTAATAAAAGCACAAAAAAAACAGCTAGACGTCAAAAATTATCAAATGCTGAAAAGATAAAAAGCTATTCGGAGCTTAAAGTTGGAGATTACGTTGTTCATGTAAATCATGGAATAGGGAAGTATTTGGGAATTGAAACATTAATTATTAATGGGGTTCATAAAGACTATCTCCACCTGAGATATCAAGGAAGCGACAAGCTATATGTTCCGGTTGAGCAAATTGAACTTGTTCAAAAATATGTTGGTTCAGAGGGAAAAGAGCCTAAAATTTATAAATTAGGCGGAAGTGATTGGAAGCGGGTTAAGAAGAAAGTACAATCCTCTGTTCAAGATATTGCAGATGATTTAATTAAACTGTATGCAGAAAGGGAAGCCGCAAAAGGGATTGCCTTTTCACCGGATGGTGACCTTCAAAGAGAATTTGAAGCAACATTCCCATACCAGCCGACAGAGGATCAACTGCGCTCTGTACAGGAGATTAAACGGGACATGGAAAGAATTAGACCAATGGATCGATTGCTATGTGGAGATGTTGGCTATGGAAAAACAGAAGTAGCAATTCGTGCAGCATTTAAGGCAATAATGGATGAAAAGCAAGTGGCTTTTTTAGTACCTACAACTATTTTAGCGCAACAGCATTTTGAAACTATTAAAGAGCGCTTTCAGGACTATCCAATTAATATTGGGCTACTCAGTCGCTTTCGGACAAAAAAACAACAAACAGAGACTCTAAAAGGGTTAAAAAGTGGGACGGTAGACATTGTTGTTGGAACGCATCGATTATTATCAAAGGACGTTCAATATCATGATTTAGGGCTGCTTATTATAGACGAGGAACAGCGGTTTGGTGTAAATCATAAAGAAAAGATTAAGCAATTAAAGACAAATGTTGATGTGTTAACATTGACCGCGACACCAATACCTAGGACACTGCATATGTCTATGCTAGGTGTTCGAGATTTATCGGTTATTGAAACACCTCCGGAAAATCGTTTTCCTGTTCAAACCTATGTTATGGAGTACAATGGTCATTTAGTCCGTGAGGCAATAGAGCGTGAATTATCTAGGAACGGACAGGTCTATTTTTTATATAACAGGGTAGAGGATATTGAAAGGAAAGCAGAAGAGATTTCAGCCCTTGTGCCAGATGCCAGGGTAACCTATGCACACGGACAAATGACTGAAAGCGAGCTGGAATCGGTAATTTTAAGTTTTCTAGAAGGGGAATATGATGTCCTTGTGACAACTACTATTATTGAAACAGGAGTAGATATTCCAAATGTAAACACATTGATCGTTTTTGATGCTGATCGAATGGGTTTATCCCAGCTATATCAATTGCGTGGTCGTGTAGGAAGATCTAATCGTGTTGCTTACGCGTATTTCACCTATCGAAAGGATAAGGTACTTACGGAGGTATCTGAAAAACGCCTTCAAGCTATTAAGGAGTTCACCGAGTTAGGTTCTGGATTTAAAATTGCGATGCGGGATTTATCCATTCGTGGAGCGGGAAATATATTAGGTGCTCAGCAACATGGATTTATTGATTCTGTTGGATTCGATCTGTATTCGCAAATGCTTAAAGAAGCAATTG contains:
- the mfd gene encoding transcription-repair coupling factor: MKDLQQIILQQDEIGSVITGIEAGLKEQLVAGLSGSSRALFIASIYQKVHQSIIIVTYNLHQAQKLYDDLQQFISDKSLYIYPANELIAAEIGIASPELKGQRIEALNFLTSKAKGVLIVPMAGLRRILPTPNIWKGYQISFQVGNEIDLENILVNLNTMGYSRNEMVSAPGEFSLRGGILDIYPLTEANPIRIELFDTEIDSIRTFSIENQKSVKKLDKVMIGPATESPVDPAQLPMIADKLEKGLSKTLKKVKSEASKERLVQNIGYDLELLRNGQKPEQFFKYLSLAYEASTSLLDYVSGKGILILDEFSRIQEINDQLVNEEAEWFTSLLEEGQIVHDIEVSHSLTKLLAQTNLSKIYFSLFLRHIPNTSPQNILNITCRPMQNFHGQMHVLKAEIVRWKKGRFTVVFLGSDKNRVKKLHSVLEDYDIEAAVVEDQGKILPSTIQIIEGGLNTGFELSMIKLAVITEEELFNKSTKKTARRQKLSNAEKIKSYSELKVGDYVVHVNHGIGKYLGIETLIINGVHKDYLHLRYQGSDKLYVPVEQIELVQKYVGSEGKEPKIYKLGGSDWKRVKKKVQSSVQDIADDLIKLYAEREAAKGIAFSPDGDLQREFEATFPYQPTEDQLRSVQEIKRDMERIRPMDRLLCGDVGYGKTEVAIRAAFKAIMDEKQVAFLVPTTILAQQHFETIKERFQDYPINIGLLSRFRTKKQQTETLKGLKSGTVDIVVGTHRLLSKDVQYHDLGLLIIDEEQRFGVNHKEKIKQLKTNVDVLTLTATPIPRTLHMSMLGVRDLSVIETPPENRFPVQTYVMEYNGHLVREAIERELSRNGQVYFLYNRVEDIERKAEEISALVPDARVTYAHGQMTESELESVILSFLEGEYDVLVTTTIIETGVDIPNVNTLIVFDADRMGLSQLYQLRGRVGRSNRVAYAYFTYRKDKVLTEVSEKRLQAIKEFTELGSGFKIAMRDLSIRGAGNILGAQQHGFIDSVGFDLYSQMLKEAIEERKGQGQPTVPAFEVELEIDAYIPDTYISDGHQKIEMYKRFRGITQLEEVEELKEEMMDRFGEYPSQVGLLFTVAEMKVYAQEAMLESIKQIKQQVTILMSEQGTQQVDGPKVVSQLNKYGRAVGFGMDGNKLKITLNIKGLDQEKWLSVAYEIIKEVNSSLKTKEHVI